A single genomic interval of Burkholderiales bacterium harbors:
- a CDS encoding nucleotidyltransferase domain-containing protein: MRLSAAQVEAIRAVVREQAGADAVVYLFGSRVDDAARGGDVDLLVELPVPVDNPAWLAARIAGRVSRVLDDRKVDVVLAAPNLMRLPIHDVARWEGVRL, encoded by the coding sequence ATGCGCCTGAGCGCAGCGCAGGTGGAAGCCATCCGTGCGGTCGTGCGCGAGCAGGCGGGGGCAGACGCGGTCGTCTACCTTTTCGGCTCCCGCGTGGACGATGCTGCGCGGGGCGGCGATGTGGACCTCCTGGTGGAGCTGCCTGTGCCGGTGGACAATCCCGCATGGCTTGCCGCGCGCATCGCGGGAAGGGTGAGCCGGGTCCTGGACGATCGCAAGGTGGACGTGGTGCTTGCCGCCCCCAATCTCATGCGTCTGCCGATTCACGACGTGGCAAGGTGGGAAGG